One Dermacentor andersoni chromosome 6, qqDerAnde1_hic_scaffold, whole genome shotgun sequence genomic window carries:
- the LOC126531415 gene encoding uncharacterized protein, whose protein sequence is MSKNQNTLACNLDKKTRTTQDVHFSAPSQLPEATRTQATSGTRLYHCSAAEIASTSGFATAVSQHVGDNAYEIIGPDDESPQGANDISVAEVSPIPPEVTMTGGTAAIDTETAMSTAAATVYEASSSVSASAAVSEGTAPGLVEQHVCYHCDFYCSAYNSFAQHTKAFHHDCEPVFLCSKCKTKLSVITQYKHHFKI, encoded by the exons atgtcaaaaaatcaaaatacattggcatgcaatttggacaagaaaacta ggacaacccaggacgtgcatttctcagcacccagtcaactgccagaagcgactcgaacacaggccacca gtggcactcggctgtaccactgcagtgctgcagaaattgccagcaccagcggctttgcaacagctgtttcacagcatgtcg gagacaatgcctacgaaattattggccctgatgacgagagccctcaaggggcaaacgacatctctgttgcagaagtgagcccgataccacctgaagttaccatgacaggtggcacggcagcaatagatacagagactgccatgtctactgcagctgcaacagtgtacgaggcaagcagcagtgtgtcagcatcagcagcagtgtcagaaggaaccgcaccaggcctggtagagcaacatgtgtgctatcactgtgacttttattgtagtgcatacaactcatttgctcaacatacaaaagcttttcaccacgactgtgagccagtgttcttgtgcagcaagtgcaagactaagttaagtgttataacacagtacaagcatcactttaagatatga